From the genome of Pseudomonas putida:
TGAGACCCACCGTCAGCGCCGCGCCCACCGCCCCCAACAGGCTCAGTACCGGCGTGCCCAGCAGCAGGGAACCGAGCAACACCGGCAGGCAATGGCTCGGCAGCCCAGCATCAAGGCCAGCAGCGGCGCCAACAATACCAGTGCCAGCCCGGAAAAGATCCAGTGCGCCAACACCTTGGCCAGCACCAGCATGGCCAGTGGATGCGGCGACAGTACCCACTGCTCCAGCGAGCCGTCCTCGAAATCGCTGCGGAACAAGCCATCGAGCGATAGCAACACCGCCAACAGCGCCGCGACCCAGACCAGGCCCGGCGACAATGTTTGCAACAATTGGCTTTCCGGACCGACTGCCAGCGGAAACAGTGCGACGACGATGGCGAAGAACACCAGCGGGTTGGCCAATTCTGCCGGACGGCGGAACAGCAGGCGCGCCTCACGGCGCAGCAACAGGATGAATACGCTCATGCCGCCCACTGCCCCAGGTTGAGTTCGCGGTAGCCTGAGGGTGTGCGCTCGAGGGTGTGGTGGGTGGTGAGCACCACTGTGCCGCCTTGCTCGCAATGGGCCGCCAGGTGCGCTTCGAGTTGGGCCACCCCTTGCTTGTCGAGGGCGGTGAACGGTTCGTCGAGAATCCACAGCGGCGGGCTGTCCAGGTACAGCCGGGCCAAGGCCACGCGACGCTGCTGGCCGGCTGACAGGGTATGGCAGGGCACATCCTCGAAACCGCGCAAGCCGACCGCCGCCAGCGCCGCCCAGATGGCATCGCTGTCGGCGGGCTGGTGCAGGGCGCACAGCCAGGTCAGGTTCTCCTCGGCCGTGAGCAGGTCCTTGATCCCGGCGGCATGGCCTATCCACAGCAGGATGCTGGCCAGGGCATGGCGTTGTTCGGCCAACGGCTGGCCGCCCAGCAGGATCTGCCCGGCGGTCGGCTGCATCAGCCCGGCCAGCAGCCGCAGCAGGCTGGTCTTGCCACTGCCGTTGGGGCCGCTGATCTGCAGCATGTCGCCAGGGCGCAGCTCGAAATCCAGGTGCTCGAACAACAGGCGCCAGTCGCGCTCGCAGGCCAGGCCCGCGGCTTGGAGGTGAAGGGTCACGGATTCGCCTTATGCAGTGAGTGTCTCAAGTCGCCCCCCGCGCTGCCGTTATACTGGCAATGGCTGGCGGCCGGGCATTATTACATGTGCGGCCACGCTGCCAAGAGGCGGGTTCGACAGGTTGTATACAATACATGACTGAAATCAATAGTGTCGGCGCTCAAGCCACCCTCAACCCGCAGGTGATCAAGGCGGCGTTGACCAGTGAGCTGCTGAGCCTGACCCAGGCGCAGCCTGGCCTGCTCAAGCCCGGCGAAACCGCCCAGGCCGAAGTCCTGACCCTGCGTCAGAACGGCAACGAGTTCCTGCTGGTGTTGCGCCTGGCACAGGCCAACGGCACCTTGACCCAGGTCCAGGCCACCTCCAGCCAGCCGATCCCCCAGGGCAGCCAGGTCACCGTCAGCCAACCCGAGAGCAACCGCCTGGCGGTGCTGGTACA
Proteins encoded in this window:
- the ccmA gene encoding cytochrome c biogenesis heme-transporting ATPase CcmA — protein: MTLHLQAAGLACERDWRLLFEHLDFELRPGDMLQISGPNGSGKTSLLRLLAGLMQPTAGQILLGGQPLAEQRHALASILLWIGHAAGIKDLLTAEENLTWLCALHQPADSDAIWAALAAVGLRGFEDVPCHTLSAGQQRRVALARLYLDSPPLWILDEPFTALDKQGVAQLEAHLAAHCEQGGTVVLTTHHTLERTPSGYRELNLGQWAA